Proteins from a genomic interval of Quercus lobata isolate SW786 chromosome 11, ValleyOak3.0 Primary Assembly, whole genome shotgun sequence:
- the LOC115968355 gene encoding far upstream element-binding protein 2-like produces MSDEHEDPNLNAHSESVDGTKRKMEEDIQLAKQKAQEIAARLVGSAESKRPRLDDSSELAPLSSSASIPSFPVSFASQTAQYHGLQGTSKRISIPNGKVGVIIGKGGETIKYLQLQSGAKIQITKDAEADPYSLTRDVELTGTSEQISRAEQLIKDVIAETDTGASAPSPNQGLNIMQPGAEQFSMKVPNTKVALLIGKGGETIRTMQSKSGARIQIIPLHLPPGDTSTERTVYINGLTEQIDSAKELINDVINGKRIVNPSGANSYMQPAYPPPSWAPPVQPLMQQQQQQQQPAQYGYPYNTTSAYYGNYPTAQVAGWDHSNQSMSQPSQQSTGYGYYAQQGHVGSAPPNPSYSYGQTPQATNYGYDQGYSQQPPQYGQNLSSQPLPIEQQKQSGYGPPAVSPQPNGTPSQTTHPSSTYPPAYSQPVADPQAGYWAYPSSTGQAPAQTGYDQSVYSQTGFEAQQGVQAPTLSTQPVYGQGGYPQPAAAPVNYDHGTNPPAYYGQPQTQSQLPTNGFVQPSVSGAERNVDGNSDAGNGSNLDVQETIGSQS; encoded by the exons ATGAGCGACGAGCACGAGGACCCCAACCTGAACGCGCATTCCGAAAGCGTCGACGGCACCAAGCGGAAGATGGAAGAGGACATCCAACTCGCCAAGCAGAAAGCTCAAGAAATCGCCGCCCGACTCGTCGGCAGCGCCGAGTCCAAGCGCCCCCGACTCGACGACTCGTCCGAACTCGCCCCACTCTCTAGCTCCGCCTCTATCCCTTCCTTCCCTG TTTCTTTTGCTTCTCAAACAGCTCAATATCATGGTTTACAAGGCACAAGTAAGAGAATTAGTATTCCAAATGGCAAG GTTGGTGTTATTATTGGGAAAGGAGGAGAAACGATAAAATATCTTCAACTTCAATCAGGGGCAAAAATCCAGATAACCAAGGATGCTGAGGCAGATCCTTATTCTCTGACGAGGGATGTGGAATTGACGGGTACGTCAGAACAAATTAGTAGAGCAGAACAGCTTATCAAAGATGTAATTGCAGAG ACGGACACTGGGGCCTCTGCTCCATCTCCAAATCAGGGATTGAATATCATGCAACCTGGAGCTGAACAGTTTTCAATGAAAGTTCCTAACACTAAg GTTGCTTTGCTCATTGGCAAGGGTGGTGAGACTATTAGAACCATGCAAAGCAAGTCAGGAGCTCGTATTCAG ATTATTCCATTGCACCTGCCTCCTGGCGATACATCAACAGAGAGGACAGTTTATATAAATGGATTGACAGAGCAAATTGATTCAGCAAAGGAATTGATTAATGATGTAATCAATGGG AAACGTATAGTAAATCCATCTGGAGCCAATAGCTATATGCAGCCAGCTTACCCTCCTCCTAGTTGGGCTCCCCCAGTACAACCTCTGatgcagcagcagcagcagcagcagcagccaGCTCAGTATGGGTACCCTTATAATACAACTTCGGCTTACTATGGTAACTATCCTACTGCCCAGGTAGCAGGTTGGGATCATTCAAATCAATCCATGTCTCAACCATCTCAGCAAAGCACTGGATATGGTTATTATGCACAACAAGGTCACGTGGGTTCAGCTCCACCAAACCCTAGCTACAGCTATGGTCAGACACCCCAAGCCACCAACTATGGTTATGACCAGGGATACTCTCAGCAGCCACCACAGTACGGACAAAACCTCTCAAGTCAGCCTCTGCCTATTGAGCAGCAGAAACAATCAGGATATGGACCACCTGCTGTGTCACCACAACCGAATGGAACTCCCTCCCAAACTACTCATCCATCATCTACTTATCCACCTGCTTACAGTCAGCCAGTGGCTGACCCTCAAGCTGGGTATTGGGCATATCCAAGCAGCACAGGCCAAGCACCAGCTCAAACAGGTTATGATCAATCTGTTTACTCTCAAACAGGTTTTGAAGCGCAACAAGGAGTCCAAGCCCCTACACTTTCAACTCAGCCAGTGTATGGACAAGGTGGGTATCCTCAACCAGCAGCTGCACCAGTCAATTATGATCATGGGACAAATCCTCCTGCTTACTACGGACAGCCACAAACCCAGTCACAGCTACCAACCAATGGGTTTGTACAACCATCAGTTTCTGGAGCTGAAAGAAATGTCGATGGGAATTCAGACGCAGGTAATGGCTCGAATCTTGATGTACAAGAAACCATTGGCTCTCAAAGCTGA
- the LOC115967266 gene encoding uncharacterized protein LOC115967266 isoform X1 gives MTTPYPSHLLSAPTFHASNKMALRIHSPPFQRFKQGSPQYVKEQNCSMSFRQFRAFQNTRPKVLCAINMSAGQSDDHGKFKLDHLMNKARKLWDNCPQSVKIFPWKKALGNFGQLILDLTLAVVKYLCVPLLAVSSLSEMSYCAHERKLFLVPVPLVIGITVAGVLRETALDISPHLKDAEVPWHLIAMAIFFTLIKLPGPYYPYWGRIFIPHFANGGLWRTLWFAFLWNRRPQKETLQQKSVNGGHSELDKL, from the exons ATGACAACCCCATATCCCTCTCATTTGTTATCTGCTCCCACCTTCCACGCTTCCAACAAAATGGCTCTCAGAATTCATTCGCCTCCGTTTCAGAGGTTCAAG CAGGGGTCACCACAGTATGTCAAAGAGCAGAACTGTAGTATGAGTTTTAGACAATTTAGGGCATTTCAGAATACTAGGCCCAAAGTATTGTGTGCAATAAATATGTCTGCAGGCCAGTCTGATGATCATGGGAAATTCAAATTGGACCATCTAATGAATAAGGCAAGAAAATTGTGGGACAATTGTCCTCAATCAGTCAAGATCTTTCCGTGGAAAAAAGCACTGGGGAACTTTGGTCAACTCATACTTGACCTCACCCTGGCAGTTGTCAAATACTTATGTGTACCTTTACTGgcagtttcctcccttagtgAGATGTCATACTGTGCACATGAAAGGAAGCTTTTTCTTGTCCCTGTTCCACTTGTCATCGGGATTACTGTTGCTGGTGTCTTGAGGGAGACAGCACTGGATATATCTCCACATCTCAAG GATGCAGAAGTTCCCTGGCATCTGATTGCTATGGCAATTTTCTTCACATTGATCAAATTGCCAGGACCATATTACCCATATTGGGGGCGAATATTTATTCCACACTTTGCAAATGGGGGTTTATGGAGGACACTGTGGTTTGCATTTTTGTGGAATAGAAGACCCCAAAAGGAGACATTGCAGCAGAAATCCGTAAATGGTGGTCACTCTGAACTGGATAAGCTTTAA
- the LOC115967266 gene encoding uncharacterized protein LOC115967266 isoform X2: MTTPYPSHLLSAPTFHASNKMALRIHSPPFQRFKGSPQYVKEQNCSMSFRQFRAFQNTRPKVLCAINMSAGQSDDHGKFKLDHLMNKARKLWDNCPQSVKIFPWKKALGNFGQLILDLTLAVVKYLCVPLLAVSSLSEMSYCAHERKLFLVPVPLVIGITVAGVLRETALDISPHLKDAEVPWHLIAMAIFFTLIKLPGPYYPYWGRIFIPHFANGGLWRTLWFAFLWNRRPQKETLQQKSVNGGHSELDKL; this comes from the exons ATGACAACCCCATATCCCTCTCATTTGTTATCTGCTCCCACCTTCCACGCTTCCAACAAAATGGCTCTCAGAATTCATTCGCCTCCGTTTCAGAGGTTCAAG GGGTCACCACAGTATGTCAAAGAGCAGAACTGTAGTATGAGTTTTAGACAATTTAGGGCATTTCAGAATACTAGGCCCAAAGTATTGTGTGCAATAAATATGTCTGCAGGCCAGTCTGATGATCATGGGAAATTCAAATTGGACCATCTAATGAATAAGGCAAGAAAATTGTGGGACAATTGTCCTCAATCAGTCAAGATCTTTCCGTGGAAAAAAGCACTGGGGAACTTTGGTCAACTCATACTTGACCTCACCCTGGCAGTTGTCAAATACTTATGTGTACCTTTACTGgcagtttcctcccttagtgAGATGTCATACTGTGCACATGAAAGGAAGCTTTTTCTTGTCCCTGTTCCACTTGTCATCGGGATTACTGTTGCTGGTGTCTTGAGGGAGACAGCACTGGATATATCTCCACATCTCAAG GATGCAGAAGTTCCCTGGCATCTGATTGCTATGGCAATTTTCTTCACATTGATCAAATTGCCAGGACCATATTACCCATATTGGGGGCGAATATTTATTCCACACTTTGCAAATGGGGGTTTATGGAGGACACTGTGGTTTGCATTTTTGTGGAATAGAAGACCCCAAAAGGAGACATTGCAGCAGAAATCCGTAAATGGTGGTCACTCTGAACTGGATAAGCTTTAA
- the LOC115969110 gene encoding probable N-acetyl-gamma-glutamyl-phosphate reductase, chloroplastic, which yields MSTASFTSNFFGTGCFWKDESRISTVKKQNEGKVFVKCAVNTKTQKTEKAVRIGVLGASGYTGSEIVRLLANHPHFGITLMTADRKAGQSIGSVFPHLVTQDLPDMVAIKDANFSDVDAVFCCLPHGTTQEIIKALPRSLKIVDLSADFRLRDISEYEEWYGQAHRAPDLQKEVVYGLTEVLREEIKSARLVANPGCYPTSIQLPLVPLIKANLIEYRNIIIDAKSGVSGAGRGAKEANLYTEIAEGIYSYGITKHRHVPEIEQGLSDAANSKITVSFTPHLMPMIRGMQSTIYLEMAPGVTIEDLYQQLKISYEDEEFVVLLERGVVPRTHNVRGSNYCFINVFPDRIPGRAIITSVIDNLVKGASGQALQNLNVMMGYPENTGLLYQPLFP from the exons ATGAGCACTGCAAGCTTCACTTCGAACTTCTTTGGTACTGGGTGCTTTTGGAAG GACGAATCAAGGATTTCAACGGTTAAGAAGCAAAATGAAGGCAAGGTGTTTGTTAAATGTGCTGTGAATACCAAAACCCAGAAGACAGAAAAGGCAGTTCGGATTGGTGTTCTTGGAGCTAGTGGTTACACTGGTTCTGAG ATTGTCCGTTTACTGGCAAACCATCCCCACTTTGGCATTACTCTGATGACTGCTGATAGAAAAGCTGGCCAATCAATTGGATCAGTGTTTCCTCATTTGGTCACTCAA GATTTGCCAGATATGGTTGCAATCAAGGATGCAAACTTTTCTGATGTGGATGCTGTATTTTGTTGTTTGCCGCATGGAACCACTCAG GAAATCATCAAAGCCCTTCCCAGGAGTTTGAAGATTGTTGATCTTTCTGCA GATTTCCGGCTGCGAGATATATCTGAATATGAAGAATGGTATGGTCAGGCACACAGAGCACCAGATTTGCAG AAAGAAGTTGTATATGGTTTGACAGAGGTTTTGAGAGAGGAAATTAAAAGTGCACGCCTAGTTGCTAATCCTGGTTGTTATCCAACATCCATTCAACTTCCTCTTGTTCCTTTGATAAAG GCTAATCTCATTGAATATAGAAATATCATTATCGATGCAAAATCTGGTGTGAGTGGTGCAG GGCGTGGTGCCAAAGAGGCAAATTTGTACACTGAAATAGCTGAAGGAATTTATTCTTATGGAATTACCAAGCATCGCCATG TTCCAGAAATTGAACAGGGACTCTCTGATGCtgcaaattcaaaaataactgTCAGTTTTACTCCACACCTAATGCCAATG ATCCGTGGTATGCAATCAACGATATATTTGGAAATGGCTCCAGGTGTAACAATTGAGGACTTATATCAACAATTGAAGATCTCTTATGAG GATGAAGAATTTGTAGTTCTGTTGGAGAGAGGAGTTGTCCCTCGCACTCATAATGTTCGAGGATCTAATTACTGTTTTATAAATGTCTTTCCTGATCGAATTCCAGGAAGGGCAATAATTACTTCAGTT ATTGATAATCTTGTGAAGGGAGCTTCAGGTCAAGCTTTACAGAATCTCAATGTGATGATGGGATATCCAGAAAATACAGGGCTTCTGTACCAGCCCTTGTTTCCTTAA